The following are encoded together in the Pseudoalteromonas piscicida genome:
- a CDS encoding basic secretory protein-like protein, translating into MNITIAKTRFQRSLIATALVSLGLSSAHANSDLTTANAAAISVSGENQPYEGKVNAFDNNHYSKWLTFSASGWISYAFSEAVNLTAYTLTSANDAPQRDPKNWTLQGSQDGQVWFTIDSQNNQSFASRHQTKQFNVSANQAYRFVRLNVTATQGANLLQLAEIEFIGAPANDGTALPFNRSGSVTPGQWAHFGPFKSSAPITATLTGSGDADLYLKANSQPTTSSYDCQSINDASSNERCDISSNAPVYVSVHGFQSANYELTVSSDSTPPNDTWQRPEVNFVDVNPETQGSALFKRIIPNPAAHMAERCVDVAKLLYRDASESQRFRKLQFELRAKDHWGKDFVAYKMGQDGSGEMTIVVSTAHLERIYRDNNNNDAVIRDEIDGILFHEVTHGYNNSPLTHDGYGDGKANWAYTEGLADAVRIGAGFHKSRSPDIINAKRWLSGYTTTGFFLHYVKQQHDSEFIYKFNKAAKDMGNYTWSFDAAFQHILGRSVEDVWNEYVAFIQNGGQLEY; encoded by the coding sequence ATGAACATCACTATAGCTAAAACGCGATTCCAACGCTCTCTTATAGCAACCGCTTTGGTGAGCTTGGGCTTAAGCTCTGCGCACGCAAACAGCGATCTGACAACTGCCAATGCCGCTGCTATCAGCGTTTCTGGAGAAAACCAACCCTATGAAGGCAAAGTCAACGCATTTGATAATAACCACTACAGCAAGTGGCTTACTTTTTCAGCTTCCGGTTGGATAAGTTATGCGTTTAGCGAAGCGGTTAATTTAACAGCTTACACCCTCACTTCCGCGAACGATGCGCCACAAAGAGATCCTAAAAATTGGACGCTTCAAGGCTCTCAAGACGGTCAAGTGTGGTTCACTATAGATTCGCAAAACAATCAAAGTTTTGCTTCGAGACATCAAACTAAACAGTTCAATGTCAGTGCCAATCAAGCGTACCGCTTTGTGCGCTTAAATGTCACCGCAACGCAAGGTGCCAATCTGTTACAGCTTGCAGAAATAGAATTTATCGGTGCTCCGGCAAACGATGGTACAGCGCTGCCATTTAACCGAAGTGGCAGCGTTACCCCTGGCCAATGGGCGCATTTTGGGCCATTTAAAAGCTCAGCACCTATCACAGCAACCTTGACCGGCAGCGGTGATGCAGATCTATACCTAAAAGCAAATAGCCAACCGACCACCTCAAGTTATGACTGCCAAAGTATCAATGATGCCAGCTCCAACGAGCGCTGTGATATAAGCTCAAACGCACCGGTTTATGTCTCTGTACACGGTTTCCAAAGCGCCAATTATGAATTAACCGTCAGTAGCGATAGCACACCACCAAACGACACGTGGCAACGTCCGGAAGTAAACTTTGTTGATGTAAATCCCGAAACACAAGGCTCAGCATTATTTAAACGGATCATACCAAACCCAGCTGCACACATGGCCGAGCGCTGTGTGGATGTAGCAAAACTGCTATACCGCGACGCCAGTGAATCCCAGCGTTTTAGAAAATTGCAGTTTGAGCTGAGAGCCAAAGATCATTGGGGTAAGGATTTCGTTGCCTACAAGATGGGACAAGACGGCTCGGGTGAGATGACTATCGTCGTGAGCACCGCGCACTTAGAGCGTATTTATCGCGATAATAATAACAACGATGCCGTGATCCGTGATGAGATCGACGGCATTTTATTCCACGAAGTCACCCATGGTTACAATAACTCGCCGCTGACTCATGACGGCTATGGTGATGGCAAGGCAAACTGGGCTTACACCGAAGGTCTAGCTGATGCAGTGCGGATCGGTGCTGGTTTTCATAAATCTCGCTCACCAGATATCATCAACGCTAAACGCTGGCTTAGTGGCTACACCACAACTGGGTTTTTCTTGCATTACGTCAAACAACAGCACGACTCAGAGTTTATCTACAAGTTTAATAAAGCGGCGAAAGATATGGGCAATTATACCTGGTCATTCGATGCTGCATTTCAACACATCTTGGGCCGAAGTGTTGAAGATGTTTGGAACGAATATGTCGCCTTTATCCAAAATGGCGGACAGCTGGAGTATTAA